Proteins from one Deinococcus fonticola genomic window:
- the hemG gene encoding protoporphyrinogen oxidase, translating to MNESTAPAPVLIVGGGMTGLAAAWELQQQNVPYVLFEASGLLGGKVETTLTDEGFLIEKAADAFILGKPYAAQLAREVGLEAEAIHPREDTKKLYFLRGGRLLDFPGHLKMFVPLDDEAFRASGVLSPGGTERFLNEVNVPPKPPTAEDESLASFVIRRFGEEALNFIVPIAAGIYVANPYELSMQAAFPQFLKMEQDYGSLITGSRATPRASGPIFMSFREGMGALPAAIAAKLTGEVRLNTPVLRVHPDGVTLAGGEKVAGSGVILALPAWYAAPMLSQGFPETAQLVGELRANSSVAVTLAYRREDIEFDMNMHGLLVDASEGIPLKAMTVHSAKLHGRAPEGHVLVRCFFVGLEPMAAYREAVKEVGRLLGAKEAPLDHWYGDWRGKNPAYQVGHLEQLARIRQSLPPNVKIGGASFTGVGIPDCVNAGRTMAREVMILRAAEA from the coding sequence GTGAATGAAAGCACTGCCCCGGCCCCCGTTCTTATCGTGGGCGGCGGCATGACCGGCCTGGCCGCCGCGTGGGAATTGCAGCAGCAGAACGTGCCCTACGTGCTTTTCGAGGCGAGTGGCCTGCTGGGGGGCAAGGTGGAAACCACCCTCACGGACGAGGGGTTCCTGATCGAGAAGGCGGCGGACGCGTTCATTCTCGGCAAGCCTTACGCGGCGCAACTGGCGCGCGAGGTGGGGCTGGAAGCCGAGGCCATTCACCCGCGTGAGGACACGAAGAAGTTGTATTTCCTGCGCGGCGGGCGCCTGCTGGATTTTCCCGGCCACCTGAAGATGTTCGTTCCGCTGGACGACGAGGCGTTCCGGGCCAGCGGGGTGCTGTCGCCAGGGGGCACCGAGCGGTTTCTGAATGAGGTAAATGTTCCCCCTAAGCCTCCGACCGCCGAGGACGAGTCCCTGGCGTCGTTCGTGATCCGGCGATTCGGGGAGGAAGCCCTGAATTTCATCGTGCCCATCGCGGCGGGCATCTACGTGGCGAATCCTTACGAACTGAGCATGCAGGCCGCCTTCCCGCAGTTCCTGAAAATGGAGCAGGACTACGGCTCGCTGATCACCGGGAGTCGGGCGACCCCACGGGCCAGCGGGCCTATTTTCATGTCGTTCCGGGAGGGCATGGGGGCCCTCCCGGCAGCCATCGCGGCGAAACTCACGGGTGAAGTGCGGCTGAACACGCCGGTTTTGCGCGTTCACCCGGACGGCGTCACGCTGGCGGGCGGCGAGAAGGTGGCCGGGAGTGGTGTGATCCTGGCCCTGCCGGCGTGGTACGCCGCGCCCATGCTGTCGCAGGGGTTCCCAGAAACCGCGCAGCTGGTCGGCGAACTCAGGGCCAACAGTTCCGTCGCGGTGACCCTGGCGTATCGCCGGGAGGACATCGAGTTCGACATGAACATGCACGGCCTGCTGGTGGACGCCAGTGAGGGCATCCCGCTGAAGGCCATGACCGTTCACAGCGCCAAGTTGCACGGCCGCGCCCCCGAAGGCCACGTTCTGGTGCGCTGCTTTTTCGTCGGGCTGGAACCTATGGCCGCCTACCGTGAAGCGGTCAAGGAAGTCGGGCGCCTGCTGGGGGCGAAAGAAGCCCCCCTCGACCACTGGTACGGTGATTGGCGCGGCAAAAACCCCGCCTATCAGGTCGGTCACCTGGAACAACTGGCCCGCATCCGCCAGAGCCTGCCCCCCAACGTGAAAATTGGCGGCGCCAGTTTCACCGGCGTCGGCATTCCCGACTGCGTGAACGCCGGGCGCACGATGGCGCGGGAAGTGATGATCCTGCGGGCCGCAGAGGCCTAG
- the ilvD gene encoding dihydroxy-acid dehydratase, translating into MPTYRSRTTTEGRNMAGARALWRATGMQEGDFQKPIIAVVNSFTQFVPGHVHLKDLGQLVAREIEAAGGVAKEFNTIAVDDGIAMGHDGMLYSLPSREIIADSVEYMVNAHCADAMVCISNCDKITPGMLMAALRLNIPVVFVSGGPMEAGKVRLGEGEKALDLVDAMVMAADDSVSQEDLDLVERSACPTCGSCSGMFTANSMNCLTEALGLSLPGNGSVLATHSDRQNLFKRAGHLIVDLAKRYYEGDDEGVLPRNIATFEAFENAMTLDIAMGGSTNTVLHLLAAAHEAGVDFTMQDIDRLSRRVPVLCKVAPAKADVHMEDVHRAGGIMAILGQLENAGLLNTSVTTVHSGTLQDALNTWDVTRTQNEATHEFYRAAPGGIPTVFAFSQSRRYRELDTDRESGVIRAAGHAFSQDGGLAVLYGNLAEDGCIVKTAGVDESILKFTGTARVFESQDAAVDGILGGDVVEGEVVLIRYEGPRGGPGMQEMLYPTSYLKSRGLGKACALVTDGRFSGGSSGLSIGHVSPEAAEGGTIGLVETGDTIEIDIPNRTIHLAVDDAELAARRARREELGWKPAEARPRKITAALRAYASMTTSAAKGAVRNI; encoded by the coding sequence ATGCCTACTTACCGTTCCAGAACCACCACCGAAGGCCGCAACATGGCGGGCGCCCGCGCACTGTGGCGGGCGACGGGGATGCAGGAAGGGGATTTTCAGAAGCCGATCATCGCGGTGGTCAATTCCTTCACGCAGTTCGTGCCGGGTCACGTGCATCTGAAAGACCTGGGCCAGCTGGTCGCCCGTGAAATCGAGGCGGCGGGCGGCGTGGCCAAGGAGTTCAACACCATTGCCGTGGACGACGGTATCGCCATGGGTCACGACGGCATGCTGTACTCGCTGCCCAGCCGCGAAATCATTGCTGACAGCGTGGAGTACATGGTGAACGCCCACTGCGCCGACGCGATGGTGTGCATCAGCAATTGCGACAAGATCACCCCCGGCATGCTGATGGCCGCGCTGCGCCTGAATATTCCCGTCGTGTTCGTGTCCGGTGGCCCCATGGAAGCCGGCAAGGTGCGCCTCGGGGAGGGCGAGAAAGCCCTTGACCTGGTGGACGCGATGGTCATGGCCGCCGACGACAGCGTGAGTCAGGAAGACCTCGACCTGGTCGAGCGCAGCGCCTGTCCCACCTGCGGTTCCTGCTCGGGCATGTTCACGGCGAACTCGATGAACTGCCTCACCGAGGCGCTGGGCCTGTCGCTACCGGGAAACGGTTCGGTGCTGGCGACGCACAGTGACCGTCAGAACCTGTTCAAACGCGCTGGGCACCTGATCGTCGACCTGGCCAAACGCTATTACGAGGGCGACGACGAGGGCGTTCTGCCGCGCAACATCGCCACGTTTGAAGCGTTCGAGAACGCCATGACCCTGGACATCGCCATGGGCGGTTCCACGAATACCGTGCTGCACCTGCTGGCCGCCGCCCACGAGGCGGGCGTGGACTTCACCATGCAGGACATCGACCGCCTGTCGCGCCGCGTTCCGGTGCTGTGCAAGGTCGCGCCTGCCAAGGCCGACGTTCACATGGAAGACGTTCACCGCGCTGGGGGCATCATGGCGATCCTGGGACAACTGGAGAACGCCGGGCTGCTGAACACCAGCGTGACCACCGTCCACTCGGGCACCCTGCAGGACGCCCTGAACACCTGGGACGTGACCCGCACGCAGAACGAGGCAACCCACGAGTTCTACCGCGCCGCGCCGGGCGGGATTCCCACGGTGTTCGCCTTCTCGCAGTCGCGCCGTTACCGCGAACTGGACACGGATCGCGAAAGCGGCGTGATTCGCGCGGCCGGGCACGCCTTCTCGCAGGATGGCGGGCTGGCCGTGCTTTACGGTAATCTCGCGGAGGACGGCTGCATCGTCAAGACCGCCGGCGTGGACGAGAGCATCCTGAAATTCACCGGCACCGCCCGCGTCTTCGAGTCGCAGGACGCCGCTGTGGACGGCATTCTCGGCGGTGACGTGGTCGAAGGCGAGGTCGTGCTGATCCGCTACGAAGGCCCACGCGGTGGCCCCGGCATGCAGGAAATGCTATACCCCACCAGTTACCTGAAATCCAGGGGGCTGGGAAAAGCCTGCGCGCTGGTCACCGACGGGCGTTTCAGCGGGGGAAGCAGCGGCCTGTCCATCGGTCACGTTTCGCCTGAAGCGGCGGAAGGCGGCACGATTGGCCTGGTCGAAACCGGGGACACCATTGAAATCGACATTCCGAACCGCACCATTCACCTCGCGGTGGACGACGCGGAACTGGCCGCCCGCCGCGCCCGACGCGAGGAGCTGGGCTGGAAACCCGCCGAAGCCCGTCCCCGCAAAATCACCGCGGCGTTACGCGCTTACGCGAGCATGACCACCAGTGCCGCCAAAGGCGCTGTCCGGAACATTTAG
- the hemE gene encoding uroporphyrinogen decarboxylase, which produces MTRPQSEQVPEPQPTATRPDTAHPAAQDPSIGRVPGRPAVSKPATDPKVLDSAFLKTARGEQAPHTPVWFMRQAGRYMPEYRALRAGKSMLDCIRTPDLAAEITLQPIKAFPLDAAILFNDILTPLPTMGLDLDFVGGVGPVIHNPISSPKDVDMLGVPATAESMPYTAESIKLIVPELNSRGLPLIGFVGAPFTLASYAIEGKGSRNYEKTKRFMYAEPAAWERLMGKFEALLADYLTEQVKAGASAVQIFDSWVGALSVYDYRTFVKPATARLIERVKALGVPVIYFGTGATHLMPDMASMGTRVVGADWRLPLDDAWKLLQPGQSIQGNIDPLLMQAPWRELKHQTDRVLAEANGRPGHIFNVGHGLLPETPMDAVRRVTDYVHEKTSQ; this is translated from the coding sequence GTGACTCGACCTCAAAGCGAACAGGTGCCGGAACCCCAGCCCACGGCCACCAGGCCCGACACCGCCCATCCCGCCGCGCAAGACCCGTCCATCGGGCGCGTTCCTGGCCGGCCAGCCGTCAGCAAGCCCGCCACCGACCCGAAAGTCCTCGATTCCGCCTTCCTGAAAACGGCGCGCGGTGAACAGGCCCCGCACACGCCGGTATGGTTCATGCGGCAGGCCGGGCGCTACATGCCCGAATACCGCGCCCTCCGCGCTGGCAAAAGCATGCTGGACTGCATCCGCACGCCGGATCTGGCCGCCGAAATCACCTTGCAACCCATCAAGGCCTTTCCGCTGGACGCCGCCATTCTGTTCAACGACATCCTGACGCCGCTGCCCACCATGGGCCTCGACCTGGACTTCGTGGGCGGCGTCGGCCCGGTGATCCACAACCCCATTTCCAGCCCGAAGGACGTGGACATGCTGGGCGTTCCCGCGACCGCAGAAAGCATGCCTTACACCGCAGAAAGCATCAAACTGATCGTGCCCGAACTCAATTCGCGCGGCCTGCCGTTGATCGGCTTTGTGGGGGCGCCGTTCACGCTCGCCAGTTACGCCATCGAGGGCAAAGGCAGCCGCAACTACGAGAAGACCAAGCGCTTCATGTACGCCGAGCCGGCCGCCTGGGAACGCCTGATGGGCAAATTCGAGGCGCTGCTGGCCGATTACCTCACCGAACAGGTGAAGGCCGGCGCGAGTGCCGTGCAGATCTTCGACTCTTGGGTCGGCGCCCTGTCGGTCTACGACTACCGCACCTTCGTGAAGCCCGCCACCGCCCGCCTGATCGAGCGCGTGAAGGCCCTGGGCGTTCCCGTCATCTACTTTGGCACCGGTGCCACCCACCTGATGCCCGACATGGCCAGCATGGGCACCCGTGTGGTCGGCGCCGACTGGCGCCTGCCGCTGGATGACGCCTGGAAACTCCTGCAACCCGGCCAGAGCATTCAGGGAAACATCGACCCGCTGCTGATGCAGGCCCCCTGGCGCGAACTGAAGCACCAGACCGACCGCGTGCTGGCCGAAGCGAATGGACGCCCCGGCCACATCTTCAACGTCGGCCACGGGCTGCTGCCGGAAACGCCCATGGACGCCGTGCGGCGCGTCACAGACTACGTACACGAGAAAACCAGTCAGTGA
- a CDS encoding N-acetylmuramoyl-L-alanine amidase family protein, giving the protein MNKFLLSSLLLTSFSVSAAQTATPPAPASILAPVSDEAIYIAYPGDKYAVAFDHVLIEGSVKPGATLSISGMPTLVGADGLFIEWVPLKEGENTLTLSSTLNGQTSTRELRITSTPPKTLTGAAQIVEDSALPAVDRVAYLQPTNLEMRGVPVSFTGTAGGKATFKVGDLGPFPMVEGKAGQYAGTFMLPAQLAATPVTFSLTAPDGTTTSAGTKGKLSVTNTGPRVAEVTAAIPGRGIQAGTFVWRNGAGRNYVVYPRPGAQTVIVGEEGSTYTVQASSTLTLNAPKSTLTLKPEGTPLPRAIFTNINVKRGADFSAVQLLLPAKVPFTVEQQVGEQTSSFDLRLYHTIADVDYIVSDFPDGTVRDVRWWQDADGVARVHVDLKGQPWGYDATYDDQNVLTLRVKDAPKLDVRSPLQGRTIVIDPGHGGTENGGAGPLRVPEKGIDLAVGLRVAALLKEKGANVILTRDSDATVPIYNRPLLAEEKNADLLVSIHANALPDGVDPKTRRGAGVYYYHPQARELADSVLGSFLKTMPDVGNDGIHYQNLALTRPTTQLSILIEMAFLTDKANLRLMMSPTGQERFAQTIALGIEKFYRDAALKRK; this is encoded by the coding sequence ATGAATAAATTTCTGCTCAGTTCTCTGCTGCTCACCAGCTTCAGCGTCAGTGCCGCCCAGACCGCCACGCCCCCCGCACCCGCGTCGATCCTGGCCCCGGTCAGCGACGAAGCCATTTACATCGCGTATCCCGGCGATAAGTACGCCGTGGCTTTCGATCATGTGCTGATAGAAGGCAGCGTGAAACCCGGCGCGACCCTCAGCATCAGCGGCATGCCCACCCTGGTCGGCGCGGACGGCCTGTTTATCGAGTGGGTGCCGCTCAAGGAAGGCGAGAACACCCTGACCCTCTCCTCCACCCTGAACGGGCAGACCAGCACGCGGGAACTGAGAATCACCAGCACGCCCCCGAAAACCCTGACGGGCGCGGCGCAGATCGTGGAGGACAGTGCGCTGCCGGCCGTCGACCGGGTCGCGTATCTGCAACCCACGAACCTGGAGATGCGCGGCGTTCCCGTGAGTTTCACCGGCACGGCGGGCGGTAAAGCGACCTTCAAGGTGGGGGATCTGGGGCCGTTCCCGATGGTCGAGGGCAAGGCGGGCCAGTACGCGGGGACATTCATGCTGCCGGCGCAGCTGGCCGCCACGCCCGTGACGTTCAGCCTGACCGCCCCGGACGGCACCACGACCAGCGCCGGCACCAAAGGCAAACTGAGCGTCACGAACACCGGGCCGAGGGTCGCGGAGGTGACCGCCGCCATTCCGGGGCGCGGCATTCAGGCGGGGACGTTCGTGTGGCGCAACGGCGCCGGGCGCAACTACGTGGTGTACCCGCGCCCCGGCGCCCAGACCGTGATCGTGGGCGAGGAAGGCAGCACGTACACTGTGCAGGCGAGCAGCACCCTGACCCTCAATGCACCGAAATCCACACTGACCCTGAAGCCGGAAGGTACGCCCCTGCCGCGCGCCATCTTCACCAACATCAACGTGAAACGCGGGGCAGACTTCAGCGCCGTGCAACTGCTGCTGCCGGCAAAAGTGCCCTTCACGGTGGAACAGCAGGTCGGTGAGCAGACCTCGAGCTTCGACCTGCGCCTGTACCACACTATTGCGGACGTGGATTACATCGTGTCGGACTTCCCGGACGGCACCGTGAGGGACGTGCGCTGGTGGCAGGACGCCGACGGCGTGGCCCGCGTGCATGTGGATCTGAAAGGCCAGCCCTGGGGCTACGACGCCACCTACGACGACCAGAACGTGCTGACCCTGCGCGTGAAAGACGCCCCGAAACTGGACGTCCGCAGCCCGCTACAGGGCCGCACCATCGTCATCGACCCCGGACACGGCGGCACCGAGAACGGCGGGGCCGGCCCCCTGCGCGTCCCCGAGAAAGGCATCGACTTGGCCGTGGGCCTACGCGTCGCGGCCCTCCTGAAAGAGAAAGGCGCGAACGTGATCCTGACCCGCGACAGCGACGCGACGGTGCCCATCTACAACCGCCCGCTGCTGGCCGAGGAGAAAAACGCCGACCTGCTGGTCAGCATTCATGCTAATGCCCTGCCGGACGGCGTCGACCCGAAAACCCGGCGCGGCGCGGGCGTGTACTACTACCACCCGCAGGCCCGCGAACTGGCCGACAGTGTCCTCGGCAGCTTCCTGAAAACCATGCCGGACGTGGGAAACGACGGCATCCATTACCAGAACCTGGCGCTGACCCGCCCCACCACGCAATTGAGCATCCTGATCGAGATGGCTTTCCTGACCGACAAGGCCAACCTGCGCCTGATGATGAGCCCCACCGGACAGGAACGCTTCGCGCAGACCATTGCGCTGGGCATCGAGAAGTTCTACCGGGACGCGGCACTGAAACGGAAGTAA
- the hemH gene encoding ferrochelatase — MTTQADQTAPIGILFMAYGGPESLDDMPGYLSDIRAGRVTSSAVLDEITNNYRQIGGKSPLPEFTRAQVDATMRQLESTRRPLRAYIGMRHWSPWIEDAVRDMLDDGITQAVAIVLAPHYSSLSVAKYQKKIKAALEMYHGHIDFAFIDDYHTEPGYITALADRVRAGIQSFPEAERGDVHVILSAHSLPVRIEKEGDPYSKQLLESAHLIATHAGLRGDQWSWSYQSAGRSPEPWLGPQLDEHMHDLAAKGVKKVVSVPVGFVSDHVEILFDIDIAAQEVAQELGMTLVRPPALNTDPLFIGTLASVIERKVAAL; from the coding sequence ATGACGACACAAGCTGACCAGACCGCGCCCATCGGCATTCTTTTCATGGCTTACGGCGGCCCCGAGTCGCTGGACGACATGCCCGGTTACCTGTCCGATATTCGCGCCGGACGCGTCACGTCTTCCGCCGTGCTGGACGAAATTACCAACAATTACCGCCAGATCGGCGGCAAGTCGCCGCTGCCGGAGTTCACGCGCGCTCAGGTGGACGCCACCATGCGGCAACTGGAAAGCACCCGCCGACCCCTGAGGGCCTACATCGGCATGCGGCACTGGTCACCGTGGATCGAGGACGCTGTGCGCGACATGCTCGACGACGGCATCACGCAGGCGGTCGCCATCGTGCTCGCGCCGCACTACTCGTCCCTCAGCGTGGCGAAGTACCAGAAGAAGATCAAGGCCGCGCTGGAGATGTACCACGGTCACATCGACTTTGCTTTTATCGACGATTACCACACCGAACCCGGTTACATCACCGCCCTGGCCGACCGCGTGCGCGCAGGCATTCAGAGCTTCCCCGAAGCCGAACGGGGCGACGTTCACGTGATCCTCTCGGCGCACAGCCTGCCCGTTCGCATCGAGAAGGAAGGCGACCCGTACTCCAAACAACTGCTGGAAAGCGCCCACCTGATCGCCACTCACGCGGGCCTGCGGGGCGACCAGTGGTCCTGGAGTTACCAGTCCGCCGGACGCAGCCCGGAACCGTGGCTCGGGCCGCAACTCGACGAGCACATGCACGACCTCGCCGCAAAAGGCGTGAAAAAAGTCGTGAGTGTTCCCGTCGGCTTCGTCTCGGATCACGTGGAAATTCTGTTCGACATCGACATCGCCGCGCAGGAAGTCGCGCAGGAACTCGGCATGACGCTGGTGCGCCCGCCCGCGCTCAACACGGATCCGCTGTTTATCGGCACGCTGGCCAGCGTGATCGAGCGCAAGGTGGCCGCCCTGTGA
- a CDS encoding carboxypeptidase-like regulatory domain-containing protein, whose translation MILKTRKRKSVALGAALVLSGLLVGCNPATTPDPGTGNPGTGNPGTGNPGTGNPGTGNPGTQPPANSYPVGNGTITGTVVDQNIGAAVAGSTVTLYHNGQLAGTFTTDANGMFTVTKIASGTYDFKARKAGMAGSDLYGVDATADTTSLRIVQRPAFDTSATTTPAKLVITRADGSSISGTTFTDTLDFKVKTAADSDHVPPVRIVYAQLGRIPGSAAVTSSTTTNNWIYNPAQDLVDGMFDTGGVTLPGKNQPNFLSGYGTAAGEKVFLNIMAVDFNYNYSTYSIPIILKTTSTLTKNTVLAPTKAAATAFTLKQEGSWTTPYVAPANDAAGNAATPENQAAPSGSGIYVDVRWCYTDLTDAAKPYAFDVERATDGTTFRKIGTVSGGNNKNCSADALQRPFNYRDNSADLSVGKTYTYRVVARAANTVASNTTQTTPIGQFQPTLVSPGDEATGVSLRPTFVIRQNQLAIGADGAGYNIRLRDLYNLTGYNLPGSSPNALFRVEEGTGASGNGIPAGQSVVYIQSGSRLTPPTEDNLILTDTASVFLEKPRNFFPVDTTKHEVSLPFSLLLDSDTAEFSLQPLRPYQWALYSAIAYKYAPNEDHRVSAYSVYTWPSTSTPVLPIATTRGVNQNFDFVTGDK comes from the coding sequence ATGATTCTGAAGACACGCAAGCGCAAGAGCGTTGCCCTCGGGGCAGCCCTGGTTCTCAGTGGCCTGCTGGTGGGCTGTAACCCTGCCACCACGCCCGACCCCGGCACCGGCAACCCCGGCACCGGCAACCCCGGCACCGGCAACCCCGGCACCGGCAACCCCGGCACCGGCAACCCCGGCACGCAACCGCCGGCCAACAGCTACCCGGTGGGCAACGGCACCATCACGGGCACCGTGGTCGACCAGAACATCGGGGCCGCGGTGGCCGGCAGCACCGTGACGCTTTACCACAACGGCCAGCTGGCCGGCACCTTTACCACCGACGCCAACGGCATGTTCACGGTCACCAAGATCGCCTCGGGCACCTACGACTTCAAGGCCCGCAAGGCGGGAATGGCCGGCAGTGACCTCTACGGCGTGGACGCCACCGCCGACACCACCAGCCTGAGAATCGTGCAGCGCCCCGCCTTCGATACCTCGGCGACCACTACGCCCGCCAAACTGGTCATCACGCGCGCCGACGGCAGCTCCATCTCGGGCACCACCTTCACCGACACCCTGGACTTCAAGGTCAAGACCGCGGCGGACTCCGACCACGTGCCGCCTGTTCGCATCGTGTACGCGCAGCTCGGGCGTATTCCCGGCAGTGCGGCGGTGACTTCCTCGACCACCACCAACAACTGGATCTACAACCCCGCGCAGGATCTGGTGGACGGCATGTTCGACACCGGGGGCGTCACGCTGCCCGGCAAGAACCAGCCCAACTTCCTGTCCGGGTACGGCACCGCCGCCGGGGAAAAAGTCTTCCTGAACATCATGGCGGTGGACTTCAACTACAACTACTCCACCTACAGCATTCCCATCATCCTGAAAACGACTTCCACGCTGACCAAGAACACCGTGCTGGCGCCTACCAAAGCTGCCGCCACCGCCTTCACCCTGAAACAGGAAGGTTCCTGGACGACCCCCTACGTCGCCCCCGCTAACGACGCTGCTGGTAACGCCGCCACGCCGGAAAACCAGGCCGCCCCCAGCGGTTCGGGCATCTACGTGGATGTGCGCTGGTGCTACACCGACCTGACCGACGCCGCCAAGCCCTACGCCTTCGACGTGGAACGCGCCACCGACGGCACGACCTTCCGCAAGATCGGCACGGTTTCGGGCGGCAACAACAAGAACTGCTCGGCCGACGCCCTGCAGCGCCCCTTCAACTACCGCGACAACAGCGCCGACCTGAGCGTCGGGAAGACCTACACCTACCGCGTGGTGGCGCGCGCCGCGAATACCGTGGCCAGCAACACCACCCAGACCACGCCCATCGGGCAGTTCCAGCCCACGCTGGTCTCTCCCGGCGACGAGGCGACCGGGGTTTCCCTGCGCCCCACCTTCGTGATCCGGCAAAACCAGCTGGCCATCGGTGCGGACGGCGCGGGCTACAACATCAGGCTGCGCGACCTCTACAACCTCACCGGCTACAACCTGCCCGGCTCTTCCCCCAACGCCCTGTTCCGGGTCGAGGAAGGCACCGGCGCCAGTGGCAACGGCATTCCCGCCGGTCAGTCCGTGGTCTACATCCAGTCCGGCAGCCGCCTGACGCCGCCGACCGAGGACAACCTGATCCTGACCGACACCGCCAGCGTGTTCCTGGAAAAGCCGCGTAACTTCTTCCCGGTGGACACCACCAAGCACGAGGTCAGCCTGCCCTTCTCGCTGCTGCTGGATTCGGACACCGCCGAGTTCAGCCTTCAGCCGCTGCGTCCCTACCAGTGGGCACTGTACTCGGCCATCGCCTACAAGTACGCCCCCAACGAGGATCACCGCGTCTCGGCCTACTCGGTGTACACCTGGCCGTCCACGTCCACACCCGTGCTGCCCATCGCCACGACCCGCGGCGTCAACCAGAACTTCGACTTCGTGACCGGGGACAAATGA